One Edaphobacter lichenicola DNA window includes the following coding sequences:
- a CDS encoding GNAT family N-acetyltransferase, with product MATAEDVAAIRELIKASVRGLQVEDYSAVQREGALATVFTVDSQLIADGTYFVAIAEGGKVAGCGGWSFRKTLYGGDHQVEKIAPERLNPVVDAAKIRAIFVHPDYARKGLGGLILAAAEEAAVAEGFTQFEMGSTLTGVSLYARRGYREVERRQVPVGSGEAIEVVRMVKRHGFDVGTTPCSLQAD from the coding sequence GTGGCTACAGCGGAGGATGTGGCGGCGATTCGCGAGCTAATCAAGGCTTCGGTGCGCGGACTGCAAGTGGAGGATTATTCCGCGGTGCAGAGGGAGGGCGCGCTGGCGACGGTGTTTACGGTGGACAGCCAGTTGATTGCGGATGGTACTTACTTTGTCGCGATTGCTGAAGGCGGTAAGGTTGCAGGGTGTGGTGGATGGAGCTTCCGGAAGACGCTGTATGGAGGCGACCATCAGGTGGAGAAGATTGCTCCGGAGAGGTTGAATCCGGTGGTGGATGCGGCGAAGATTCGGGCGATCTTTGTGCATCCTGATTATGCGCGGAAGGGGTTGGGGGGGCTGATTCTTGCGGCTGCTGAGGAGGCGGCGGTGGCGGAAGGTTTCACCCAGTTTGAGATGGGCAGTACCTTGACCGGTGTGTCCCTGTATGCGCGACGGGGATATCGAGAGGTGGAACGGAGGCAGGTTCCGGTTGGCAGTGGGGAGGCGATTGAGGTGGTGCGGATGGTGAAGCGGCATGGCTTTGATGTTGGCACGACGCCGTGTAGTCTTCAGGCAGATTGA
- a CDS encoding NAD-dependent epimerase/dehydratase family protein: MHEPSHVATHSRQEFVDTNITGTLNLLEAAVSAGVKSFVYTSTTSVFGDALVPPPGLPAAWITEEVTPVPENIYGVTKAAAEDLCQLFHRNQDLPCIVLRTSRFFPEEDDNKEVRGAFSEENLKANEYTSIGVLISKM; the protein is encoded by the coding sequence TTGCATGAGCCCAGTCACGTTGCAACCCATAGCCGACAGGAGTTTGTCGACACCAATATCACCGGTACGCTCAATCTGCTGGAAGCCGCTGTCTCCGCAGGCGTCAAGTCCTTCGTCTACACGAGCACAACCAGTGTGTTTGGTGACGCTCTGGTGCCCCCTCCTGGACTTCCCGCCGCATGGATCACCGAAGAGGTAACGCCCGTACCCGAAAATATCTACGGCGTGACCAAGGCAGCCGCCGAGGACCTCTGTCAGCTATTCCATCGCAATCAAGATCTCCCATGCATCGTGCTAAGAACATCTCGATTCTTCCCCGAGGAGGATGACAACAAGGAAGTGCGGGGAGCCTTCTCGGAAGAGAATTTGAAGGCGAACGAATACACCTCTATAGGCGTGTTGATATCGAAGATGTAG
- a CDS encoding dienelactone hydrolase family protein yields MRRPALHLLALALLLPLTSTIHAQDWAKTRLEASPRHHEYVPLKHGDRTVQAFVVYPEVKTKAPVVILIHEIFGLSDWAKEMADELAAQGFIVIAPDLLTGFGPNGGGSDAFPNQDASVKAVSGLDPVVVNADLDAAADYGKKLPAANGKLAVTGFCWGGGKSFAFAAHRKDLSAAFVFYGPGPSDVTTITAPVYGFYAGNDARIGATLPATTEAMKAAGKKYEPITYDGAGHGFMRAGEDPGNTVPGNKTAREQAFTRLVTLIKEMKAAPVAANASHSKTVAQRSQPAVSCHATTNTAKASPTSQPTETAAIM; encoded by the coding sequence ATGCGCCGACCTGCTCTGCACCTCCTAGCCCTCGCTCTGCTCCTCCCCCTCACCTCTACGATCCACGCGCAGGACTGGGCCAAGACCCGTCTCGAAGCCTCACCCCGCCACCACGAATACGTCCCGCTCAAACACGGCGACCGCACCGTTCAGGCCTTCGTCGTCTATCCCGAGGTCAAAACGAAGGCCCCCGTCGTCATTCTCATCCACGAGATCTTCGGGCTCAGCGACTGGGCCAAAGAGATGGCCGACGAGTTAGCCGCGCAGGGCTTCATCGTCATCGCTCCCGACCTGCTCACCGGCTTCGGCCCCAACGGCGGCGGCTCCGACGCCTTCCCCAATCAGGACGCCAGCGTCAAAGCCGTCTCCGGTCTCGATCCCGTCGTCGTCAACGCAGACCTCGACGCCGCCGCAGACTACGGCAAAAAGCTCCCCGCAGCCAACGGCAAGCTCGCCGTCACAGGCTTCTGCTGGGGAGGCGGCAAATCCTTCGCCTTCGCCGCTCACCGCAAAGATCTCTCCGCCGCCTTCGTCTTCTACGGCCCCGGCCCCTCGGACGTCACCACAATCACCGCCCCTGTCTACGGCTTCTACGCTGGCAATGATGCCCGCATCGGTGCAACCCTGCCCGCCACCACCGAGGCTATGAAGGCTGCCGGAAAGAAATATGAACCCATCACCTACGACGGTGCAGGCCACGGCTTCATGCGCGCCGGCGAAGACCCCGGCAACACCGTCCCTGGCAACAAAACCGCACGCGAACAGGCCTTCACCCGTCTCGTCACGCTTATCAAGGAGATGAAGGCAGCCCCCGTTGCCGCCAACGCCAGCCACAGCAAAACCGTAGCGCAAAGATCACAGCCCGCCGT